One part of the Sorangiineae bacterium MSr11954 genome encodes these proteins:
- a CDS encoding OmpA family protein, with protein MRLRSLALSVFSSALLIGLSSSTPASAQEVRGFALDRFDPSERGSEWFVLDTLDLRGTARPAFGVVGEWAYKPLVVYDKSGSDEKELGSIVEHQLFVHVGGSITLADRIRVGANLPIAAYQTGQTLEVNGQTFRSPDSALGDLRLSADLRLVGRYGDPFTAALGASVYLPTGDRDKYTSDGNTRVQPHLMAAGDIGIFAYALKAGFNYRPLDEEFAQGKKLGSELFGAVSAGLRVANKKLLIGPELFASTVVTDEKSFFKKRTTPAEVMLGLHYTAGDFRVGAGVGTGVFAGSRGWGSPQVRTLLNLEWIPAYSDDRDGDGVPDSEDACPNEKGVRTGDPKTNGCPAAPPPPPDRDGDGVIDSEDACVDVPGVRTGDPKTNGCPADKDGDGVYDKDDACPDIPGIKTGDPKTNGCPADKDGDGVYDKEDACVDVPGVKTSDPKTNGCPPDRDKDGIVDTLDACPDQPGPSDPDPKKNGCPAARIEAGQIKIIQQVKFKTNSATIVESDTILNAVLGILKEHPEIKKIRVEGHTDNTGAAAYNKQLSQKRAASVAKWLTDHGVEKSRVVAKGWGVEKPIDTNNTEEGRANNRRVEFHIEETPDTGAPAKPAKPAKPAKPKKK; from the coding sequence ATGCGACTACGCTCCCTTGCTTTATCCGTTTTCTCGTCTGCGCTGCTGATTGGTCTCTCGTCTTCCACCCCTGCCTCCGCGCAAGAAGTCCGCGGTTTTGCGCTGGATCGCTTCGACCCGTCGGAGCGCGGCAGCGAATGGTTCGTCCTCGACACCCTGGACCTGCGGGGGACCGCGCGCCCTGCCTTCGGCGTCGTGGGCGAATGGGCCTACAAGCCGTTGGTCGTGTACGACAAGAGCGGCAGCGACGAGAAGGAGCTCGGCTCGATCGTCGAGCACCAGCTGTTCGTCCACGTTGGCGGCTCGATCACCTTGGCCGACCGCATTCGCGTCGGCGCCAACCTCCCCATCGCCGCGTATCAAACCGGCCAGACGCTCGAGGTCAACGGACAGACCTTCCGCTCGCCCGATTCGGCGCTCGGGGATCTGCGCCTCAGCGCCGATCTTCGACTGGTCGGCCGCTACGGAGATCCCTTCACCGCGGCGCTCGGTGCCTCGGTCTATCTACCGACTGGCGATCGCGACAAGTACACGAGCGACGGAAATACCCGCGTTCAGCCGCACTTGATGGCGGCCGGCGATATCGGCATTTTTGCGTACGCCCTCAAAGCGGGATTCAACTACCGCCCGCTCGATGAGGAGTTTGCGCAAGGGAAGAAGCTAGGAAGCGAGCTCTTTGGTGCCGTGTCGGCGGGTCTTCGCGTGGCGAACAAGAAGCTCCTCATCGGACCGGAGCTCTTTGCGAGCACCGTGGTCACCGATGAAAAGTCGTTCTTCAAGAAGCGAACGACCCCCGCCGAAGTCATGCTCGGCTTGCACTACACGGCGGGCGACTTCCGCGTGGGCGCCGGCGTGGGCACGGGTGTCTTCGCGGGCTCGCGCGGGTGGGGCTCTCCGCAAGTCCGCACCTTGCTGAACCTCGAGTGGATCCCCGCCTACTCCGACGATCGCGATGGCGACGGCGTTCCGGACAGCGAAGACGCATGTCCGAACGAAAAAGGCGTGCGCACCGGCGATCCCAAGACCAACGGCTGCCCGGCGGCTCCGCCCCCGCCCCCCGATCGCGACGGCGACGGTGTGATCGACAGCGAGGACGCGTGCGTCGACGTACCGGGCGTGCGCACCGGCGATCCCAAGACCAACGGCTGCCCGGCCGACAAAGACGGCGACGGCGTCTACGACAAGGACGACGCGTGCCCCGACATCCCGGGCATCAAGACCGGCGATCCCAAGACCAACGGCTGCCCGGCCGACAAGGACGGCGACGGCGTCTACGACAAGGAGGACGCGTGCGTCGACGTCCCCGGCGTGAAGACCAGCGATCCGAAGACCAACGGCTGCCCGCCGGATCGTGACAAGGACGGCATCGTCGACACCTTGGACGCGTGCCCCGATCAACCTGGCCCCTCGGATCCCGATCCGAAGAAGAATGGTTGCCCGGCCGCGCGCATCGAAGCTGGACAGATCAAGATCATCCAGCAGGTGAAGTTCAAGACCAACAGCGCCACCATCGTGGAGAGCGACACCATCCTCAACGCGGTGCTGGGCATCCTCAAGGAGCACCCGGAGATCAAGAAGATCCGCGTCGAGGGCCACACGGACAACACGGGCGCAGCCGCCTACAACAAGCAGCTCAGTCAGAAGCGCGCGGCCTCGGTCGCGAAGTGGCTGACCGACCACGGCGTCGAGAAGTCGCGCGTGGTGGCCAAGGGCTGGGGCGTCGAGAAGCCCATCGACACCAACAACACCGAAGAGGGCCGCGCCAACAACCGTCGCGTCGAGTTCCACATCGAGGAGACGCCCGACACCGGCGCACCGGCCAAGCCGGCGAAACCAGCCAAGCCGGCCAAGCCGAAGAAGAAGTAG
- a CDS encoding VWA domain-containing protein encodes MPVPRWLQYGPSFAKNTFGRSARARRGLAACAVVLAAGGLVLFRAPQGGVAQGLALPDHPKPVSTEVARGSNSVAFSGPGAHGTLGLSHTKVLSGARQAIYAELQIRADKDDGRAVHAPLSLVVVLDTSGSMTGDKIEQAKDSVIKLIRQMDDADELSVVRYSTDAATVVPMGRVSDVRAKAIARVNELEANGGTNIPRGLSEGLEQLRETGQGRVRRVVLVSDGLDSTRTQAERLATDSFERGIVVSSLGIGLDFDESYMSSVASRGHGNFGFVNDASSLAKFLTRELDETAKTVVENATVRITLPRGVTFQRASGADVRTDAGKRGSGELELKLGSLFAGDERRVILELESNAVQGDATFEAHAAWDRIGGAHADIDVPSLSVVATADRDEVEKGRDPSVLASAVSVTASRRQMEAATAYSRGDVRTADALVEENLRALRGAAAVAPAPMATALRSQVGTYEKAQKGFHTYDSSSAPAKALSKSIVQDDSANIARKAY; translated from the coding sequence ATGCCTGTGCCCCGGTGGTTACAGTATGGGCCTTCGTTTGCCAAAAATACGTTTGGACGTTCGGCCCGCGCGCGGCGCGGCCTCGCCGCCTGCGCCGTCGTTCTGGCCGCGGGGGGTTTGGTGTTGTTCCGCGCACCGCAGGGCGGAGTGGCCCAAGGGCTCGCCCTCCCCGACCATCCCAAACCGGTGAGCACCGAGGTAGCGCGCGGCTCCAACTCGGTGGCGTTCTCGGGCCCCGGCGCGCATGGCACCTTGGGCCTGAGCCACACGAAGGTGCTCTCGGGCGCGCGCCAAGCCATCTACGCCGAGCTGCAGATCCGCGCGGACAAGGACGATGGACGGGCCGTGCACGCCCCGCTCTCGTTGGTGGTGGTGCTCGACACGTCGGGCTCGATGACGGGCGACAAGATCGAGCAGGCGAAGGACTCGGTCATCAAATTGATTCGCCAGATGGACGATGCCGACGAGCTCTCGGTGGTCCGCTACTCGACCGACGCCGCGACGGTGGTGCCCATGGGGCGCGTGAGCGACGTGCGCGCAAAGGCCATCGCCCGCGTGAACGAGCTCGAGGCCAACGGCGGCACGAACATTCCGCGCGGTCTATCCGAGGGGCTGGAGCAGCTGCGCGAGACCGGCCAGGGGCGCGTGCGGCGCGTGGTGCTGGTGAGCGATGGGCTCGACTCCACCCGGACGCAGGCGGAGAGGTTGGCCACCGACAGCTTCGAGCGCGGCATCGTCGTCTCGTCGCTGGGCATCGGGCTCGACTTCGACGAGAGCTACATGTCGAGCGTGGCCTCGCGCGGCCATGGAAACTTCGGCTTCGTCAACGACGCGTCGTCCTTGGCCAAGTTCCTGACGCGGGAGCTGGACGAGACGGCAAAGACGGTGGTGGAGAACGCCACGGTGCGGATCACGCTCCCGCGCGGCGTCACCTTTCAACGCGCCTCCGGCGCGGACGTGCGGACCGATGCGGGCAAGCGCGGCAGCGGGGAGCTCGAGCTCAAGCTGGGCTCTCTGTTCGCCGGCGACGAGCGGCGGGTGATCCTCGAGCTGGAGTCGAACGCGGTCCAGGGCGACGCGACCTTCGAGGCGCACGCCGCGTGGGATCGCATCGGCGGTGCGCACGCCGACATCGACGTGCCGTCGCTCTCCGTGGTGGCGACCGCCGATCGCGACGAGGTGGAGAAGGGGCGCGATCCTTCGGTGCTGGCGAGCGCGGTCAGCGTCACGGCCTCGCGGCGCCAGATGGAGGCCGCGACCGCGTACAGCCGCGGCGATGTTCGCACGGCGGACGCGCTGGTCGAGGAGAACCTGCGCGCGTTGCGGGGGGCAGCCGCGGTGGCGCCCGCGCCCATGGCGACCGCGCTCAGATCGCAAGTGGGGACGTACGAGAAGGCCCAAAAGGGCTTCCACACCTACGACTCGTCGAGCGCACCGGCGAAGGCGCTGTCCAAATCCATCGTGCAAGACGACTCCGCGAACATCGCACGCAAGGCGTATTGA
- a CDS encoding cytochrome c3 family protein, with protein sequence MHLREPSLAVLLAVSASGLLGATTCQPRGAASGRTAHPATSVPEGIRSNITRDDYAGSAACEPCHADIYAAWQGSAMHQMTRPIQGARVLAPFDGTVFRFKEDSARLDQAQGERRMTITSARYGNKTYRVTKVIGGHYREDFAGVEVNAQGSPSTGEEVVLPVSYVFKQKTLRYKGYSVMLPERDGLRAGPVWQRTCILCHNTAPYLTSILGALAGPGARGYQGEVVDPLLPPEKRWSFAITDDDAFRRALGSEIDFLHGYRTGHAYDPRSPQDPRPAQAPRPPHDPSAESDEPPEKAAARAVAATREHFGERHLIEVGVGCESCHGGSKEHVADPRVHPSFEPRAPFLRVATPRNPEHAAAPRNPEHVATARDSEKQRGERINRTCARCHQVLFSGYPRTWEGGSRSRSQGGSNINSGEARDMLLGRCQASCVPCHDPHARESGGRTRHLDATADGNAMCTSCHTTLRTRESVHAHTRHDPDGAGGRCMGCHMPRKNLSLDGALTRYHRIGSPTDPVKVERDRPLECALCHTDKSVGAVLSDMQRLFGKRYDESRLRALYPDWTQNALLATLESGKPHEQAVAMQLLGEARNRSAAARIAQQMVHPIPLVRGYAERALESIVGSSSPVDLHRDDAQIEAATRAWLSATLR encoded by the coding sequence ATGCATCTGCGCGAGCCGTCCCTCGCTGTCCTGCTTGCCGTTTCCGCCTCCGGCCTCCTTGGCGCGACCACCTGCCAACCGCGCGGCGCCGCCTCCGGCCGCACGGCGCACCCCGCGACCTCCGTCCCCGAGGGCATCCGCAGCAACATCACGCGCGACGACTACGCGGGCAGCGCCGCGTGCGAGCCGTGCCATGCCGACATTTATGCGGCGTGGCAAGGCTCGGCCATGCACCAGATGACCCGCCCCATCCAAGGCGCGCGTGTGCTCGCGCCCTTCGACGGAACCGTCTTCCGCTTCAAAGAGGACTCCGCGCGGCTCGACCAGGCGCAAGGCGAACGGCGGATGACCATCACCTCCGCGCGCTACGGCAACAAGACGTACCGCGTGACCAAGGTGATCGGCGGCCACTACCGCGAGGACTTCGCGGGGGTCGAGGTGAACGCGCAAGGCTCTCCCTCGACGGGCGAAGAGGTCGTGCTCCCCGTGTCGTACGTGTTCAAGCAGAAAACGCTTCGCTACAAGGGGTATTCCGTGATGCTCCCCGAGCGCGATGGTTTGCGCGCCGGCCCCGTGTGGCAACGGACCTGCATCTTGTGCCACAACACCGCACCGTACCTCACGAGCATCCTCGGTGCGCTCGCCGGTCCGGGGGCCCGCGGCTACCAAGGCGAGGTCGTCGACCCCCTGCTGCCCCCCGAAAAGCGGTGGTCCTTTGCGATCACCGACGACGACGCCTTTCGCCGCGCGCTCGGGAGCGAGATCGACTTCCTCCACGGCTACCGAACCGGCCACGCGTACGATCCGCGCTCGCCTCAGGATCCGCGCCCGGCCCAGGCCCCGCGCCCGCCGCACGACCCGAGCGCCGAGAGCGACGAGCCGCCGGAAAAAGCCGCGGCCCGCGCCGTCGCCGCGACCCGCGAACATTTCGGCGAGCGTCACCTGATCGAGGTTGGCGTGGGTTGCGAGTCCTGCCACGGCGGCTCGAAGGAGCACGTCGCCGATCCGCGCGTGCACCCCAGCTTCGAGCCGCGCGCCCCCTTCCTCCGCGTGGCCACGCCCCGCAACCCCGAACACGCCGCCGCGCCCCGCAACCCCGAACACGTCGCCACCGCCCGCGATTCCGAAAAGCAACGCGGGGAGCGAATCAACCGCACCTGCGCGCGCTGCCATCAAGTCCTCTTCTCCGGCTACCCCCGCACCTGGGAAGGCGGCAGCCGATCGCGCTCCCAAGGCGGAAGCAACATCAACAGTGGCGAAGCGCGCGATATGCTCCTTGGGCGCTGCCAAGCATCCTGCGTCCCTTGCCACGATCCGCATGCACGCGAGAGCGGCGGCCGCACGCGCCACCTCGATGCGACGGCCGACGGCAACGCGATGTGTACATCGTGCCACACGACGCTTCGCACCCGTGAGAGCGTGCACGCGCATACGCGTCACGATCCTGACGGTGCCGGTGGACGATGCATGGGATGTCATATGCCCCGGAAGAACCTATCGCTCGATGGAGCGCTCACGCGTTACCACCGAATTGGATCTCCGACGGACCCCGTCAAAGTCGAACGCGATCGTCCCCTCGAGTGCGCGCTCTGTCACACGGACAAGAGCGTTGGCGCGGTGCTCTCGGACATGCAGCGGCTCTTTGGAAAGCGCTACGACGAGAGCCGACTGCGCGCCCTTTATCCCGATTGGACCCAGAATGCGCTGCTCGCGACATTGGAGTCGGGCAAACCGCATGAGCAGGCAGTGGCCATGCAGCTCCTCGGCGAGGCGCGCAATCGCAGCGCGGCCGCCCGCATTGCGCAGCAGATGGTGCACCCGATACCGCTCGTACGCGGCTATGCCGAGCGAGCTCTCGAGTCGATCGTGGGGTCCAGCTCGCCCGTCGATCTGCATCGCGATGACGCGCAAATCGAGGCCGCGACCCGTGCGTGGCTTTCGGCAACTTTGCGCTGA
- a CDS encoding diguanylate cyclase, protein MLSSIQRADAERILSNDDVNQKRVQLSVPPIGAVLVVDDDEAARWLVVRALARSGIQTFEASNGREAVEHVLERPELIDAIVLDVMMPGLTGFEVIRHIKRIPAAANIPIILVTASATEEDDIVRGVEYGAIDYIMKPISTAVLTAKVRAACERSRAERRLRYDLRFAELHAMIDPLTGLFNRRHFESRIREASAYSKRHDQPFAIVMMDLDHFKSINDTYGHETGDHVLTQFAGAVRSVLRGEDVAFRYGGEEFVLLLRACDAQRAADVAERLQKKLRARPYVFRDGSTRTITFSAGIAAALSGEGYGHAELVSRADAALYRAKSAGRDRIAYW, encoded by the coding sequence ATGCTTTCATCCATTCAACGAGCGGACGCCGAGCGCATCCTCTCGAACGACGACGTAAATCAAAAGCGTGTTCAGCTTTCCGTTCCTCCCATCGGCGCCGTGCTCGTCGTCGATGATGACGAGGCTGCGCGTTGGCTTGTCGTTCGTGCGCTCGCACGAAGCGGCATACAGACCTTCGAGGCCTCCAATGGCCGCGAAGCGGTGGAACACGTTCTGGAGAGGCCGGAGCTCATCGATGCCATCGTTCTCGATGTCATGATGCCGGGCCTCACGGGGTTCGAGGTCATCCGCCATATCAAGCGGATCCCTGCGGCTGCCAATATTCCGATCATCCTCGTCACGGCCAGCGCCACGGAAGAGGACGATATCGTGCGCGGCGTGGAATACGGGGCGATCGACTACATCATGAAGCCCATCTCCACGGCGGTGCTCACGGCCAAAGTGCGCGCAGCGTGCGAGCGCTCGCGCGCCGAACGCAGACTCCGGTACGACCTTCGGTTTGCCGAGCTTCACGCGATGATCGATCCGCTCACCGGACTGTTCAATCGCCGGCACTTCGAATCACGCATTCGAGAGGCTTCGGCCTATTCGAAACGGCACGATCAGCCTTTTGCCATCGTGATGATGGATCTCGATCACTTCAAATCGATCAACGACACCTATGGCCACGAAACAGGCGACCATGTGCTCACCCAATTTGCGGGTGCTGTGCGTTCGGTCCTTCGCGGCGAGGACGTTGCCTTTCGCTATGGAGGCGAGGAGTTCGTGCTCCTCCTCCGAGCGTGCGACGCACAGCGTGCGGCCGATGTGGCGGAGCGGTTGCAGAAAAAGCTTCGCGCACGCCCGTACGTTTTTCGCGATGGCAGTACGCGCACCATCACCTTCAGCGCGGGCATCGCCGCCGCCCTCTCGGGTGAAGGCTATGGCCACGCCGAATTGGTGAGCCGCGCGGACGCGGCCCTCTATCGCGCAAAGAGCGCAGGCCGCGACCGCATTGCGTATTGGTGA
- the pepQ gene encoding Xaa-Pro dipeptidase, with translation MDINTLTSLYRKHIDQLTALYADALTAAGFDGLVIHSGSLQLRSLVDDQYWPLRPTPYFQHWVPVCQPDCAIVYVVGKAPTFVWTRATSMWELAPQPETDHFTHGIAIVEPQGEGGVKALLPTAGKIAFLGDNQAIAAAWGFDGDRINPKELIAALDPLRTRKTDYEIACIAEANRRAAVGHRAVFKAFSSSDRSELDLHLLYLAATGQDDPETPYKNIVALGPHAAVLHHIAYDKWARSRNLESLLLDAGASYQGYTSDITRTWVKGHGATTSAYRGLIDGVEKMQQRLCAGIQLGTGYEALHDESHRQVAGILRTVGLGRGSIDELVDTGITRAFYPHGLGHSLGLQVHDVGCATVRPKPENPFLRNTSTIEGRQVFTVEPGIYFISAILEPLRQGPHAGLIDFRLVDELAPLGGVRIEDDVAVLENAEPKKAPVRNLTREHLPLGGGYAEALG, from the coding sequence GTGGACATCAACACGCTCACCAGCCTTTATCGCAAACACATCGATCAGCTGACCGCGCTCTACGCCGACGCGCTGACCGCAGCAGGCTTCGACGGGCTCGTCATCCACTCCGGATCGCTCCAGCTCAGGAGCCTCGTCGACGATCAATATTGGCCGCTTCGCCCCACGCCTTACTTTCAGCATTGGGTTCCCGTGTGCCAGCCCGACTGCGCCATCGTCTATGTCGTCGGAAAGGCGCCGACCTTCGTCTGGACGCGCGCCACGAGCATGTGGGAGCTCGCGCCACAACCCGAGACCGATCACTTTACGCACGGCATCGCCATCGTGGAGCCGCAGGGCGAGGGCGGCGTCAAAGCGCTGCTGCCGACCGCCGGCAAGATTGCCTTCCTCGGCGACAACCAGGCCATCGCGGCCGCGTGGGGCTTCGACGGTGATCGCATCAACCCCAAAGAGCTCATCGCGGCGCTCGATCCCCTGCGCACGCGCAAGACGGACTACGAGATCGCGTGCATCGCCGAGGCCAATCGACGCGCGGCGGTCGGGCATCGCGCCGTGTTCAAGGCGTTCTCCAGCTCGGACCGATCCGAGCTCGATCTGCACCTTCTTTACCTCGCGGCCACCGGTCAGGACGATCCGGAGACGCCGTACAAGAACATCGTGGCGCTCGGGCCGCACGCGGCCGTGTTGCACCATATCGCGTACGACAAGTGGGCGCGCTCGCGCAACCTCGAGTCCCTGCTCCTCGACGCCGGCGCCAGCTACCAGGGCTACACCTCGGACATCACGCGCACGTGGGTGAAGGGCCATGGCGCCACCACATCGGCGTACCGAGGGCTCATCGACGGGGTCGAGAAGATGCAGCAGCGTCTCTGCGCGGGCATCCAACTGGGCACCGGCTACGAGGCGCTGCACGACGAATCGCACCGCCAGGTGGCGGGCATTCTGCGCACCGTGGGCCTCGGCCGCGGCAGCATCGACGAGCTGGTGGACACGGGCATCACGCGCGCGTTCTATCCGCATGGCCTCGGGCACTCGCTTGGCCTGCAGGTTCACGACGTGGGCTGCGCGACGGTTCGTCCCAAGCCGGAGAACCCGTTCTTGCGCAACACCTCCACCATCGAGGGGCGGCAGGTGTTCACGGTGGAGCCAGGGATTTACTTCATCTCCGCCATCCTCGAGCCGCTACGCCAGGGGCCGCACGCCGGCCTGATCGATTTCCGACTGGTCGACGAGCTCGCCCCGCTGGGCGGGGTGCGCATCGAGGATGACGTCGCCGTTCTGGAGAACGCAGAGCCCAAGAAAGCCCCTGTGCGCAATCTCACACGGGAACACCTTCCGCTCGGGGGGGGTTACGCGGAAGCCTTGGGGTGA
- the aqpZ gene encoding aquaporin Z, whose translation MQKKYVAEAIGTFVLVFGGCGTAVLDAKNVGVLGVSIAFGLTLLTMAYAIGPISGCHINPAVTVGLIFAGRADKKDLAGYVVAQILGGIAAAAVLFAIANGHTFGYDLKEGLAANGYGEHSPGGYGLLAGLLAEIVLTALLLFVVLATTDKRAPSGFAGLPIGLALTLIHLIGIPITNTSVNPARSIGPALFVRGWALEQLWLFIVAPVIGAIFGALIYRFLEDDEPVSHKSVED comes from the coding sequence ATGCAGAAAAAATATGTGGCTGAGGCCATCGGAACGTTCGTCCTCGTCTTCGGCGGTTGCGGGACCGCCGTTCTCGACGCGAAGAACGTGGGGGTCCTCGGCGTATCGATCGCGTTCGGCCTCACGCTTCTCACGATGGCGTATGCCATCGGGCCGATCTCCGGATGCCATATCAATCCCGCCGTGACGGTCGGTTTGATCTTCGCCGGCCGAGCCGACAAGAAGGATCTCGCAGGCTATGTCGTGGCCCAGATCCTGGGTGGCATCGCCGCTGCAGCCGTTCTCTTCGCCATCGCGAACGGGCACACCTTCGGATACGACCTCAAAGAGGGCCTCGCCGCCAACGGCTACGGCGAGCACTCGCCCGGCGGCTACGGACTTCTGGCCGGCTTGCTGGCCGAGATCGTGCTCACCGCCCTGCTCCTTTTCGTCGTGCTGGCGACAACCGACAAGCGAGCACCATCCGGTTTCGCCGGCCTTCCGATCGGACTTGCGCTGACATTGATTCACTTGATCGGTATTCCCATCACGAATACCTCCGTGAATCCGGCACGTTCCATCGGCCCCGCGCTGTTCGTTCGCGGTTGGGCGCTCGAACAACTCTGGCTTTTCATCGTCGCCCCGGTCATCGGCGCCATTTTCGGTGCACTGATCTACCGCTTTCTCGAGGACGACGAACCCGTGAGCCACAAATCGGTCGAAGACTAA
- a CDS encoding AgmX/PglI C-terminal domain-containing protein: protein MKARLYSGRGGRAGIASVLIALSSCALAACGGSSSSPPAAPEGDKHETAGEPAAPATASASDPTDAGAPTSATSAPAPAAGTGTGDAAGTVSSGSDMPDECSKSALPFEEKVRPLFNKCYQEGKKKNPELSGTVRVSVSVNTVGKVTSVKPTGTSELGDSVVQCMVKAVRDTPFDGAACKSKSVIVSKTYGNK, encoded by the coding sequence ATGAAGGCGAGACTGTACTCCGGTCGTGGCGGTCGTGCTGGCATCGCATCCGTGCTCATCGCGCTTTCTTCGTGCGCGCTCGCGGCCTGCGGCGGATCGAGCTCGTCGCCCCCCGCCGCACCCGAGGGCGACAAACACGAGACCGCGGGCGAGCCCGCAGCGCCCGCGACCGCATCGGCCAGCGATCCCACCGATGCCGGCGCCCCGACCTCGGCGACATCGGCGCCGGCTCCTGCGGCGGGGACGGGCACGGGCGACGCGGCAGGCACGGTTTCGTCGGGCTCCGACATGCCGGATGAGTGCAGCAAGTCGGCTTTGCCGTTCGAGGAGAAGGTTCGGCCCCTCTTCAACAAGTGCTACCAGGAGGGCAAAAAGAAGAACCCCGAGCTCTCGGGCACCGTCCGGGTCAGCGTCTCCGTGAACACGGTGGGCAAGGTCACCTCGGTGAAGCCCACCGGCACCTCCGAGCTTGGCGACAGTGTCGTTCAATGCATGGTCAAGGCGGTCCGCGATACCCCGTTCGACGGCGCGGCATGCAAGTCGAAGAGCGTGATCGTCAGCAAGACCTACGGAAATAAATAG
- a CDS encoding phospholipase has translation MKDGMLAGLHVRWVGGDDGDGGGDGPLVVLLHGFGAPGDDLVPLAEEIAAPPGTRFLFPVAPMSLGPEYGGGRAWWPLDILRYQLEVMQGRGEALTFEVPEGVEDVRAKVVALLAVIGTEALPAPRDGKVFLGGFSQGSMVALDAALHTDVPLAGVILLSSVPIARHAWRANYASRRGLRVLQSHGDQDPLLPLFLAEALRDELKAAGIDVTWVPFRGGHTIAPNVIDAVGSFLGGARAER, from the coding sequence ATGAAAGACGGCATGCTAGCAGGACTTCACGTCCGATGGGTCGGCGGAGACGACGGCGACGGGGGAGGTGATGGCCCGCTGGTCGTGCTTCTCCATGGTTTTGGTGCGCCGGGCGACGATCTCGTTCCATTGGCCGAGGAGATCGCGGCGCCGCCCGGGACCCGGTTCCTCTTCCCCGTCGCGCCGATGTCGCTCGGGCCCGAGTACGGCGGAGGGCGCGCGTGGTGGCCCCTCGATATTTTGCGCTACCAGCTCGAGGTGATGCAGGGCCGCGGGGAGGCGCTGACCTTCGAGGTGCCGGAGGGGGTGGAGGACGTGCGCGCCAAGGTGGTGGCGCTCCTCGCCGTCATCGGGACCGAGGCGCTGCCGGCGCCGAGGGATGGGAAGGTGTTCCTGGGCGGCTTTTCGCAAGGCTCGATGGTGGCGCTCGATGCGGCGCTCCATACCGATGTCCCGCTCGCCGGCGTGATCCTGCTCTCGTCGGTGCCCATCGCGCGGCACGCGTGGAGGGCGAATTACGCGTCGCGGCGCGGGCTCCGCGTCCTTCAGAGCCATGGTGATCAGGATCCGCTCTTGCCGCTCTTTCTCGCCGAGGCGCTTCGCGACGAGTTGAAGGCGGCGGGGATCGATGTGACGTGGGTCCCGTTTCGGGGCGGCCACACCATCGCGCCCAATGTCATCGATGCCGTGGGCTCATTCCTCGGCGGAGCGCGCGCCGAGCGGTAA